The following are encoded together in the Lathyrus oleraceus cultivar Zhongwan6 chromosome 3, CAAS_Psat_ZW6_1.0, whole genome shotgun sequence genome:
- the LOC127127195 gene encoding geraniol 8-hydroxylase produces MEYQTLLLLITFMCATILIFILRNQNSTKLPPGPRPLPIIGNILELGQNPHKSLTKLSKIYGPIKSLKLGTITTIVISSPQVAKQVLQENSQIFSSRTIPHAGYALDHAKFSLVWHPTLDLWKKLRKVCATKVFSKKMLDSTKILRQQKLQELLNYVIEKSKKGEAFDIGEAVFTTVLNSISNTLFSMDLAQSIHGQESQGFKKIIWGIMEEAGKPNVSDFFPILRRLDLQSVHANLTNYLKKLYEIFDDIIEERINSRFTKADSEDVCNDVLDSLLKSNNIGETTLELSRSEMVHLFMDLFVAGTDTSSDTIEWIMIELLRNPEKLTKAKKELCQEIGKDETIEESHIFKLPFLQAVVKETLRLHPPAPFLLPHKCDETVNILGFNVPKNAQVLVNVWAMGRDSTIWRNPNMFIPERFLECDVNYKGNNFELIPFGANKRICPGLPLAHRIVHLVVASLVHNFEWNLADGLKPEDMNMDEKFGLTLKKIHPVRVQATSSS; encoded by the exons ATGGAGTACCAAACGCTTCTCCTTCTTATTACTTTTATGTGTGCAACCATTCTTATCTTCATCCTTAGAAATCAAAATTCCACAAAACTTCCACCAGGGCCACGCCCACTTCCTATCATTGGTAACATCTTAGAACTTGGCCAAAACCCACACAAATCTCTCACAAAACTCTCTAAAATATATGGACCAATCAAGTCACTGAAATTAGGAACAATAACAACCATAGTAATCTCATCCCCTCAAGTAGCCAAACAAGTCCTACAAGAAAATTCACAAATCTTCTCTAGTAGAACTATTCCACATGCTGGATATGCACTTGATCATGCCAAATTCTCACTTGTGTGGCATCCAACATTAGATTTGTGGAAGAAACTAAGGAAAGTTTGTGCCACAAAAGTATTTTCTAAAAAAATGCTTGACTCAACAAAAATCCTTCGCCAACAAAAGTTACAAGAATTATTGAATTATGTGATAGAAAAAAGCAAGAAAGGTGAGGCTTTTGATATTGGTGAGGCTGTTTTTACAACTGTCCTTAATTCAATTTCAAATACTTTGTTCTCTATGGATTTGGCTCAATCAATACATGGCCAAGAGTCTCAAGGATTTAAGAAAATTATTTGGGGTATCATGGAAGAAGCTGGGAAACCTAATGTATCAGATTTCTTTCCTATTCTTCGTCGCTTAGATCTACAAAGTGTGCATGCAAATCTCACCAATTATTTGAAGAAGTTATATGAGATTTTTGATGATATTATTGAAGAAAGAATTAATTCAAGATTTACCAAAGCTGATTCTGAGGATGTTTGCAATGATGTGTTGGATTCACTTCTTAAAAGCAACAATATTGGAGAAACCACGTTGGAATTAAGTCGCAGTGAGATGGTGCATCTCTTTATG GATTTATTTGTTGCTGGGACCGACACATCATCAGACACGATTGAATGGATTATGATAGAACTATTACGTAATCCTGAAAAATTAACAAAAGCAAAAAAAGAGTTATGTCAAGAAATTGGTAAAGATGAAACAATTGAAGAATCACATATTTTTAAGTTACCTTTCTTACAAGCAGTTGTGAAGGAAACTCTTCGTTTGCACCCACCTGCTCCATTTTTGCTACCTCACAAATGTGATGAAACTGTCAACATATTAGGCTTCAATGTGCCAAAAAATGCACAAGTGTTAGTCAATGTATGGGCCATGGGAAGAGATTCAACCATTTGGAGAAATCCAAATATGTTCATACCTGAAAGATTTTTGGAGTGTGATGTTAATTATAAGGGTAATAATTTTGAACTTATTCCATTTGGGGCAAACAAAAGAATTTGTCCAGGGTTGCCTTTGGCTCATAGGATTGTGCATTTAGTGGTGGCATCCCTTGTACACAATTTTGAATGGAATCTTGCTGATGGGTTAAAGCCAGAAGATATGAATATGGATGAGAAATTTGGATTAACTTTAAAGAAGATTCATCCTGTACGAGTTCAAGCTACCTCATCATCTTAG